The Fodinibius saliphilus genomic interval TTAACTACACCGTTCCCCTTCTTGTTTTGGGTGGGTTAGCCGTCCTCAACATCGTTCTTGGCGGGTTATATCTTGCGGGGGTAATAAATCCCTATGTGATTTTTTCCTTTATCCTTTATTTAGTCATATACAATTTTAACAGTGAGAAAATAGCTGGACTCTATACAGAATCATACCAAATTGAGAAGCTGCTCAGCCGATTTAATGCTATACTACATTTTCTAGAAACGTACAATTATGAATCGAGTTCTAAGCTAAAAGAATATTGTCGCCCCTTTTGGGATAGCAAATATTCCCCATCGAAATATGTTAAACGTATTATTCGTATTGCCGGGGCCGCTTCCTCTCAACAAAGTGAAATAGTCTGGATACTGCTAAACTTTTTAATGCCCTGGGACCTCTATTTTTCTCAGAAGCTGAGCTCATATAAAAAAGAATTAGCCCCCCACCTTTCGGAATGGATAGATCATTTTTATAAGCTTGAAGCATTTTCGGGAATGGCTAATTTCTCTTGGTTACATCCCCATTACATTTTTTCTTCTCCCAATACTCAAACGGATACCCCTTTTAAGGCTACTGATCTTGGTCATCCACTACTCCCCGAGGATCAAAAAGTGACCAATGATATTACTATAAAGGAGAAAGGAGATCTTTTACTTATTACCGGCTCTAATATGGCTGGAAAGAGCACCTTCTTACGTACTATGGGGGTCAACCTCGCTATCTGTTTTGCCGGTGCGCCGGTCAATGCCTCTAGCCTTTCTACTATTCCATTTCGCATATATAGCAGTATCAATGTCAGTGATTCTCTTGACGACGGTCTTTCTCACTTTTATGCCGAAGTAAAACGACTTCGCGGACTTCTTGAGTTGCTCAGAGATGATCATCATACTCCTGTCTTTTTTATGGTTGATGAAATATACCGGGGCACCAATAACAGGGAACGGCTGCGTGGCAGTGAAGCCTTTTTGCAAAATGTAGCCGGTAAAAATGGAGTTGGGCTTGTTTCTACCCACGATTTGGAGCTGGCTCAGCTCGAAAAAACCATACCTGAATTAACAAACTGGCATTTTGAAGAAACGATAGAGGATGGAAAAATGAGCTTTGAATATAAACTCAAGCCAGGTCCCTGCCCTACTACCAACGCCCTCAAAATCATGGAGATGGAAGGCCTGCCTACTTGAAAATCAGGAATTAATCGTAATAAATATATATGCCACTTTAAGTGATAGGAAGAGTACATGTTTCATTACAATTTGCTTACTCTTCCCGAGTTTTTGGACGGACCACCGCCCCTCTAAAGAGGAGGTTTTTAGTACAATTCTAATTCTATCTAACACCATTTGTTAAAAAGAGTTTGTCCTTAAAGCATAGCCTTAAGCCCACCAGCGGAAAATCATGAGGGCTCGCGGTATCATTATCGCGTAAGCGTGCTTGTGCAATAATCTTGTTTAGTGTCAGCCAAAGAAGTGTAAGATCTTATTTTTCAGTCCGGCATCCCCCAATTCTTCTAATCCTAATTCATTTGTAACCTTTCTTAATTTCATCAGTGTACTATAGTGGATAAAGCAAAAGAAAAACCTAACCACACTGGTGTTGAATTCAATCTCCGACAATGAATTGATGTTAAAAGTGAAGGAAGGCGA includes:
- a CDS encoding MutS-related protein, with translation MHNHTQQSLRQALQNQLRRLQSKIQDLDQLSSRLSMGRLICFIGGLALVYLIGQMGPEWLFWASLLAFFGGFWKLVRVHKQVDRIKKKLSVWQQIRSTHLARLSLDWTNIPQKSPSKSYEDHPFATDLDLIGQHSLLQLIDTSNYQGSTDQLTNFLLTREPFPEEVNARQQIVQELANKPKFRDQLHLLAELNKKQETDNDWSLEELLEYLEKSDEVNYTVPLLVLGGLAVLNIVLGGLYLAGVINPYVIFSFILYLVIYNFNSEKIAGLYTESYQIEKLLSRFNAILHFLETYNYESSSKLKEYCRPFWDSKYSPSKYVKRIIRIAGAASSQQSEIVWILLNFLMPWDLYFSQKLSSYKKELAPHLSEWIDHFYKLEAFSGMANFSWLHPHYIFSSPNTQTDTPFKATDLGHPLLPEDQKVTNDITIKEKGDLLLITGSNMAGKSTFLRTMGVNLAICFAGAPVNASSLSTIPFRIYSSINVSDSLDDGLSHFYAEVKRLRGLLELLRDDHHTPVFFMVDEIYRGTNNRERLRGSEAFLQNVAGKNGVGLVSTHDLELAQLEKTIPELTNWHFEETIEDGKMSFEYKLKPGPCPTTNALKIMEMEGLPT